The following DNA comes from Balneola vulgaris DSM 17893.
ATGTGTTAATAGTTGATGACTTAATTGACACCGCTGGTACATTAACGAATGCAGCATCCGCTATGAAAGAACGCGGAGCATTGAATATAACTGCAATTTGTACGCACCCGATACTCTCGGGACCAGCATACCAACGAATCGAAGATTCACCCATTGATGAAGTATTAGTTACGGATACGGTTTCACTACGCCAACCTTCTGATAAGATTAAGGTTTTAAGTGTAGCGAATATTTTTGCGGAAGCAATTCAACGTATTCATACCAACGATACGATCAGTGCTCTGTTTGATAATTAATGAATAAGTAAATCCAAAATGGCAAAAGCTGAATTTAGAACAATGGAAGGCACGCCTCGCGAGCTTAGCAAAAAAGCTAATCGTGAGCTGAGAAATGCAAAAAGAGTTCCTTCTGTATTGTACGGCCCTGAAGTAGAAGAAAACATCCACTTCTCTGTTGATGAATTAGAATTAGAACGCACACTACGTTCACAGGAAACCAAACTAATCGAACTTACTGTAGAAGGTAAGGTTTACAAAACGCTTCTAAAGCGTGTTGAATTCGATCCAGTTTCAGATCGCCCTGTGCACGCAGATTTCTACGTACTTTCTAACAACCATAAAGTTACTCTACGTATTCCTGTTCGTTTAACAGGTAATGCACGTGGTGTTGTTGAATCTGGTGGACGTTTGTTCCAACCAATGAAAGTTGTACGTATCCGCGTATTGCCTGAGTTCATC
Coding sequences within:
- a CDS encoding 50S ribosomal protein L25, which codes for MAKAEFRTMEGTPRELSKKANRELRNAKRVPSVLYGPEVEENIHFSVDELELERTLRSQETKLIELTVEGKVYKTLLKRVEFDPVSDRPVHADFYVLSNNHKVTLRIPVRLTGNARGVVESGGRLFQPMKVVRIRVLPEFIPSEFVVDISPLKVGASFHVGELDLDGINPIDALGRTIVTIRPPKGAGFLESLEADTGDDEEAGDDAEATAEGEESAEDTEATEE